In Bacillota bacterium, one DNA window encodes the following:
- the mfd gene encoding transcription-repair coupling factor — MVNNTLFALISRSLGVDGPLSDDNGTRAGKPAAYWHGFAPGHKTLAIGALYWLGWPRGRRGPALVLTVDLGAAQRLVNELSSLLPERDVLLFPAREVWPHEELQVPEDVVSARMAALERLALGEPVLVVAPAQAVAEKLPPREVLTERLLTVSVGDVLDRDALAERLVREGYERVPMVERRGQFSVRGGLLDVFPTAAPAPYRIDFFDDEVDSIRCFDPETQRSTEEVNAVRIGPAREYPIVNDEAVLRRIEEAAQRQAEALRRAGAAAGADNLLQRVRTHLDHLAGGRWVPGLDQYKPFFFARLETIVDYLGDEGLVIVDEPARTREQLQLTTREFAETQPDLLERGRALPEQAAIFADWEELAAAFRRRPAAFLAVLPQKVAGLEGVPEIAVKSRPAEMFHGKLDAFISYVRRRRREGWRIVVVTSTDLRAERVQEVLADEDVPAVRQDPGAAALEPGTVVVTSAELHVGCELPGEKLAVLTELEVFGQHKRRQRPSRRAANAARLDDLRPGDLVVHVNHGIGRYRGVETLVIDGAHRDYLLIEYAGDDKLYVPTDQVHLLQKYIGVEGQTPKLNRLGGNEWARAKQRVQQSVKELAQKLLKLYAEREALPGYAFSPDTVWQQEFEEAFPYEETPDQKRAIEEIKADMERPRPMDRLLCGDVGFGKTEVAMRAAFKAVMDARQVAVLVPTTILAQQHLRTFRERFARYPVRIEALSRFQSPAEQARVLKGLADGTVDIVIGTHRLLSKDVVFKDLGCVVIDEEQRFGVAQKERLKELKRNVDVLTLTATPIPRTLHMALVGIRDMSLIETPPEDRFPVRTYVCEYDEDLVREAILRELGREGQVYFVHNRVQDIDRVADRLRQLVPEARIAVAHGQMPEDLLEQVMLDFLNREIDVLVCSTIIETGMDIPNVNTLIVDEADRFGLAQLYQLRGRVGRSNRVAYAYFTYRKDKILTEDAEKRLQAIREFTELGSGFKIALRDLEIRGAGNLLGPEQHGFIASVGFELYCKLLEEAVREVKGEVKREAPDPVIDLNVDAYVSDDYVADPQQKVEIYKRVAGLRTAEEIQDFQEELEDRFGPVPPPVRNLLAVARIKVLARELGVEAVNGTKEEVVIRMLPGLVLPRETVLHLTRQFRGRIVLSAARSAPIRIRRRGLGERDLLALLEQVLREMRAAWPSAKDGGQPEPVGARVAHGGK; from the coding sequence TTGGTCAATAATACGCTTTTCGCATTAATATCCCGCTCCCTTGGCGTCGACGGACCGCTCTCGGACGACAACGGCACACGGGCCGGCAAGCCGGCCGCCTACTGGCACGGGTTCGCCCCCGGGCACAAGACGCTGGCCATCGGCGCGCTGTACTGGCTCGGCTGGCCGCGCGGGCGCCGCGGGCCAGCGCTCGTTCTCACCGTGGACCTGGGCGCCGCGCAGCGGCTGGTGAACGAGCTGTCGTCGCTGCTGCCCGAGCGCGACGTGCTGCTGTTTCCCGCCCGGGAAGTCTGGCCCCACGAGGAGTTGCAAGTTCCGGAAGACGTCGTGTCGGCGCGCATGGCGGCGCTGGAGCGGCTGGCGCTGGGCGAGCCGGTGCTGGTCGTCGCGCCCGCGCAGGCCGTGGCGGAAAAACTTCCGCCGCGAGAGGTGCTGACGGAGCGGCTGCTCACCGTGTCCGTGGGGGATGTGCTCGATCGCGACGCGCTGGCGGAGCGGCTTGTACGCGAAGGCTACGAGCGGGTGCCGATGGTGGAACGCCGCGGCCAGTTCAGCGTGCGCGGCGGGCTGCTGGACGTCTTCCCCACGGCGGCGCCTGCGCCATATCGGATCGACTTTTTCGACGACGAGGTCGATTCCATCCGCTGTTTCGACCCGGAGACGCAGCGGTCCACCGAAGAAGTGAACGCGGTGCGCATCGGGCCGGCGCGGGAATACCCCATCGTCAACGATGAAGCGGTTTTGCGGCGCATCGAGGAGGCGGCCCAGCGGCAGGCGGAAGCGCTGCGGCGAGCCGGGGCCGCGGCCGGGGCCGATAACCTCCTGCAGCGCGTGCGCACGCACTTGGACCATCTCGCGGGCGGCCGCTGGGTGCCCGGGCTGGACCAGTACAAACCGTTTTTCTTCGCGCGGCTGGAGACCATCGTCGACTACCTGGGCGACGAAGGCCTCGTCATCGTCGATGAGCCGGCGCGCACCCGCGAGCAGCTGCAGCTGACCACTCGGGAGTTTGCCGAGACGCAGCCGGACTTGCTGGAGCGGGGCCGCGCGCTGCCGGAGCAGGCGGCCATTTTCGCCGACTGGGAAGAACTGGCGGCCGCCTTCCGTCGCCGGCCGGCGGCGTTCTTGGCGGTGTTGCCGCAGAAGGTGGCGGGGCTGGAGGGCGTGCCGGAGATCGCGGTCAAGTCTCGGCCCGCCGAAATGTTCCACGGCAAGCTGGACGCGTTCATCAGCTACGTGCGGCGGCGACGCCGGGAAGGGTGGCGCATCGTCGTCGTCACGTCCACGGACTTGCGGGCCGAGCGCGTCCAAGAGGTGCTGGCCGACGAAGACGTCCCCGCTGTGCGGCAAGATCCGGGCGCTGCGGCGCTGGAGCCGGGCACGGTGGTGGTGACGTCCGCGGAGCTGCACGTGGGCTGCGAGCTGCCGGGCGAGAAGCTGGCGGTGCTGACTGAGCTGGAGGTGTTCGGCCAGCACAAGCGGCGGCAGCGGCCGTCCCGGCGGGCCGCCAACGCGGCGCGCCTCGACGACTTGCGGCCGGGCGACCTGGTCGTCCACGTGAACCACGGCATCGGCCGCTATCGCGGCGTGGAGACGCTGGTTATCGACGGCGCCCATCGCGACTACCTGCTCATCGAGTACGCCGGCGACGACAAGCTGTACGTTCCCACCGACCAAGTGCACTTGCTGCAAAAGTACATCGGCGTCGAGGGGCAGACGCCGAAGCTCAACCGGCTCGGCGGCAACGAGTGGGCCCGCGCGAAGCAGCGCGTGCAGCAGTCGGTAAAAGAGCTGGCCCAGAAGCTGCTGAAGCTGTACGCCGAGCGGGAGGCGCTGCCGGGCTACGCGTTCTCGCCGGACACGGTCTGGCAGCAGGAGTTCGAGGAAGCGTTCCCGTACGAGGAAACGCCCGACCAGAAGCGGGCCATCGAGGAGATTAAGGCGGACATGGAGCGGCCGCGGCCCATGGATCGGCTCCTCTGCGGCGACGTGGGCTTCGGCAAGACGGAAGTGGCCATGCGCGCGGCTTTCAAGGCGGTCATGGACGCGCGGCAGGTGGCGGTGCTGGTGCCGACGACGATTTTGGCGCAGCAGCACCTGCGCACGTTCCGGGAGCGCTTCGCGCGCTATCCCGTCCGCATTGAGGCGTTGAGCCGCTTCCAGTCGCCGGCCGAGCAGGCGCGGGTGCTAAAGGGACTGGCCGACGGCACGGTGGATATTGTCATCGGCACGCACCGGCTCCTCTCCAAGGACGTGGTCTTCAAGGATCTCGGCTGCGTCGTCATCGACGAGGAGCAGCGCTTCGGCGTGGCGCAAAAGGAGCGGCTGAAGGAACTGAAGCGCAACGTCGACGTGCTGACGCTGACGGCGACGCCGATTCCCCGGACGCTGCACATGGCGCTGGTGGGCATCCGGGACATGAGCCTCATCGAAACGCCGCCGGAAGATCGCTTCCCGGTTCGCACGTACGTGTGCGAATACGACGAGGACTTGGTCCGCGAGGCCATCCTGCGCGAGCTGGGCCGCGAGGGGCAAGTGTACTTCGTGCACAACCGCGTGCAGGACATCGACCGGGTCGCCGATCGGCTGCGGCAGCTGGTGCCCGAGGCGCGCATCGCCGTCGCCCACGGGCAGATGCCCGAGGACTTGCTGGAGCAGGTGATGCTTGATTTCCTCAACCGGGAAATCGACGTGCTGGTTTGCAGCACCATCATCGAGACGGGCATGGATATCCCCAACGTCAACACGCTCATCGTCGACGAAGCGGATCGCTTCGGGCTGGCGCAGCTGTATCAGCTCCGGGGCCGGGTCGGGCGCAGCAATCGAGTGGCATATGCGTATTTCACCTACCGCAAGGACAAAATACTGACCGAAGACGCGGAAAAGCGCTTGCAGGCCATCCGGGAATTCACCGAGCTGGGGTCGGGCTTCAAGATTGCCCTGCGCGACCTGGAAATCCGCGGCGCGGGCAACTTGCTGGGGCCCGAGCAGCACGGCTTTATCGCCTCCGTAGGCTTCGAGCTGTACTGCAAGCTGCTGGAGGAGGCCGTGCGTGAGGTGAAGGGGGAGGTCAAGCGCGAGGCGCCGGATCCGGTCATCGACCTGAACGTCGATGCCTACGTGTCCGACGACTACGTGGCGGATCCGCAGCAGAAGGTGGAGATTTACAAGCGGGTGGCGGGCCTGCGGACGGCGGAGGAGATTCAGGACTTTCAGGAGGAGCTGGAGGACCGCTTCGGGCCAGTGCCGCCCCCGGTGCGCAACTTGCTGGCCGTGGCGCGCATCAAGGTGCTGGCCAGGGAACTGGGCGTGGAGGCCGTCAACGGCACCAAGGAGGAAGTGGTCATCCGCATGCTGCCGGGGCTGGTGTTGCCAAGGGAGACGGTGCTCCACCTGACCCGGCAGTTCCGGGGCCGCATCGTTTTGTCGGCGGCCCGCTCCGCTCCGATCCGCATCCGCCGGCGCGGGCTCGGCGAACGGGACTTGCTGGCGTTGTTGGAGCAAGTGCTGCGGGAAATGCGGGCGGCGTGGCCCTCCGCCAAGGACGGTGGACAGCCCGAGCCCGTCGGCGCCCGTGTCGCCCACGGCGGTAAGTAA
- the spoVT gene encoding stage V sporulation protein T produces MKATGIVRRIDDLGRVVIPKEIRRTLRIREGDPLEIFVDRDGEVILKKYSPIGELGDFAQEYADSLHETTDHIAIITDRDAVIAVAGAPKKQWLDKRVPSIVEKVMDGRRPLLISGPGEGPPLQEDDDAAWAFQAQAIAPIIAEGDPIGAVIIATNETGKRMGELELKLAETAAGFLAKQMEQ; encoded by the coding sequence GTGAAAGCAACCGGTATCGTGCGCCGCATCGACGACCTGGGCCGGGTTGTCATTCCCAAGGAGATTCGCCGCACGCTGCGCATCCGCGAAGGCGACCCGCTGGAAATTTTCGTGGACCGCGACGGCGAGGTCATTCTGAAGAAATACTCCCCCATCGGCGAACTGGGGGATTTTGCCCAAGAGTATGCGGATTCGCTGCACGAGACGACCGACCACATCGCGATCATCACGGATCGCGACGCGGTCATCGCGGTGGCGGGCGCGCCGAAGAAACAATGGCTGGACAAGCGGGTGCCCTCCATCGTCGAGAAGGTCATGGACGGCCGGCGACCGCTGCTGATCTCGGGCCCGGGCGAAGGCCCGCCGCTGCAGGAAGATGATGACGCGGCGTGGGCGTTTCAGGCGCAAGCCATCGCGCCCATCATCGCCGAAGGCGACCCAATCGGCGCGGTCATCATCGCCACCAACGAGACGGGCAAGCGCATGGGCGAGCTGGAGCTGAAACTGGCCGAAACGGCGGCCGGCTTCTTGGCGAAGCAAATGGAGCAGTAG
- a CDS encoding nucleoside triphosphate pyrophosphohydrolase, whose protein sequence is MTNARRESEAGGDLSRLLAIMARLRSPEGCPWDREQTHESLKKYLLEEAYELLDAIDAGDDRALVEELGDVLLQVVFHATIAAETGRFTMQDVIDTLTDKLIRRHPHVFGDAEADDAAAVTRLWAEIKRREASPGEADTPEGASMLDGVPRSLPALMEAEKLQQRAARVGFEWDDVDGAWQKVREELNELQAALQARGAGGEARQERLAEEFGDVLFALVNVARYVHVDPEQSLRAANAKFRRRFRYIERRAAEQGQDLARMSLAEMDALWEEAKRLETEGGRP, encoded by the coding sequence ATGACGAACGCCCGCAGGGAGAGCGAAGCCGGAGGCGATTTGTCGCGGCTGCTCGCGATCATGGCCAGGCTGCGGTCGCCGGAAGGTTGTCCCTGGGACCGGGAGCAGACCCACGAGAGTCTGAAGAAGTATCTGCTCGAGGAAGCGTACGAGCTGCTGGACGCCATCGACGCGGGCGACGATCGCGCTCTCGTCGAGGAATTGGGTGACGTACTGCTCCAAGTGGTCTTTCATGCCACCATTGCGGCCGAGACAGGCCGCTTTACGATGCAGGACGTCATCGACACGCTGACGGACAAGCTGATCCGGCGGCATCCGCACGTGTTCGGCGACGCAGAGGCCGATGACGCGGCGGCCGTAACGCGTCTGTGGGCGGAAATCAAGCGTCGGGAGGCGTCGCCGGGCGAAGCCGACACGCCCGAAGGCGCCTCCATGCTGGACGGTGTGCCGCGCAGCCTGCCGGCGCTGATGGAAGCGGAGAAGCTGCAGCAGCGGGCCGCGCGCGTCGGGTTCGAATGGGACGATGTGGACGGCGCGTGGCAAAAGGTGCGCGAGGAGCTGAACGAACTGCAAGCCGCACTCCAGGCCCGCGGCGCCGGCGGCGAGGCGCGGCAGGAACGCCTGGCGGAAGAGTTCGGCGACGTCTTGTTTGCGCTGGTCAACGTAGCCCGGTACGTGCACGTCGATCCCGAGCAAAGCCTGCGAGCCGCCAACGCCAAGTTCCGCCGGCGCTTCCGCTACATCGAGCGGCGCGCCGCCGAACAAGGGCAAGATTTGGCCCGCATGTCGTTGGCGGAAATGGACGCCCTTTGGGAGGAAGCGAAGCGCCTGGAAACGGAAGGCGGCCGGCCGTAG
- a CDS encoding DNA-binding protein, with the protein MNKTELIARVAEKTNLTKKAAGDAVEAVLEAITEALAGGDKVTLVGFGTFEVRNRAARRGVNPATGEAINIPASRVPAFKAGKQLKEMVAGK; encoded by the coding sequence GTGAACAAGACGGAGCTCATTGCTCGGGTCGCCGAGAAGACGAACCTGACGAAAAAGGCGGCGGGCGACGCCGTGGAAGCCGTCCTGGAAGCCATCACCGAGGCGCTGGCGGGCGGCGACAAGGTGACGCTGGTTGGCTTCGGCACGTTTGAGGTGCGGAACCGGGCGGCTCGCCGCGGCGTGAATCCGGCTACGGGCGAAGCCATCAACATTCCGGCCAGCCGGGTGCCGGCGTTCAAGGCGGGCAAGCAGCTCAAGGAAATGGTCGCCGGCAAGTAA
- the yabP gene encoding sporulation protein YabP gives MLPGAAAYVVPEGDGQASAGKGAGFLAEARQAGAARRKHQLALRERESLAVEGVVNVESFDDTEVIVETEAGVLFVRGEQLHIKELNLETGTLQLTGHVHALEYAGEGLAKKSKGLLGKLFK, from the coding sequence ATGCTCCCTGGAGCGGCCGCATACGTTGTTCCCGAGGGGGACGGACAGGCGTCGGCCGGAAAGGGGGCGGGCTTCTTGGCGGAGGCGAGGCAGGCCGGCGCGGCCCGGCGCAAGCACCAGCTGGCGCTGCGCGAGCGGGAGAGCTTGGCCGTGGAGGGCGTGGTCAACGTGGAGAGCTTTGACGACACGGAGGTCATCGTCGAGACCGAGGCGGGCGTGTTGTTCGTCCGGGGAGAGCAGCTGCATATCAAGGAGCTGAACCTGGAGACGGGGACGCTGCAGCTGACAGGCCACGTCCACGCGCTGGAGTACGCGGGCGAGGGGCTGGCGAAAAAGAGCAAGGGTTTGCTGGGCAAGCTCTTCAAGTGA
- the yabQ gene encoding spore cortex biosynthesis protein YabQ, translating into METLTQQLYAFVVMAGAGGVLGAIYDVFRVVRAAFGPRSAVAWLCDVLYWAAAAPVAAVLLLRANGGELRFYVLLGAAAGLTLYVGLLSPLVTETLRALLRAVGWVAAWVVHAAWSAVTWPVILARSAAFAWRARRAALGGRSAAGWTPPGMLRRLEGLRRGLLPWRPPLAWRKR; encoded by the coding sequence GTGGAAACGCTGACCCAGCAGCTGTACGCCTTCGTCGTCATGGCCGGAGCCGGCGGCGTCCTGGGGGCGATCTACGACGTCTTCCGCGTCGTGCGCGCCGCGTTCGGCCCCCGCAGCGCGGTGGCGTGGCTGTGCGACGTGCTGTACTGGGCGGCGGCGGCTCCGGTCGCGGCCGTGCTGCTGCTGCGCGCCAACGGAGGCGAGCTGCGCTTTTACGTGCTTCTCGGCGCCGCCGCCGGCCTGACGCTCTATGTCGGCTTGCTCAGCCCGTTGGTGACGGAAACGTTGCGGGCCCTGTTGCGTGCGGTCGGCTGGGTCGCCGCGTGGGTGGTGCATGCCGCGTGGAGCGCCGTCACGTGGCCCGTCATACTCGCGCGCAGCGCCGCCTTCGCCTGGCGGGCGCGGCGAGCGGCCCTGGGCGGGCGCAGCGCGGCTGGGTGGACTCCGCCGGGTATGCTGCGCCGGCTGGAAGGGCTGCGGCGAGGGCTCTTGCCGTGGCGGCCGCCGCTCGCGTGGAGGAAGCGATAA
- a CDS encoding septum formation initiator codes for MAAERAGPRARRRIRLRPRFFVVVALLIFLTYTVYGYVTGYMRLRALRAELEQVQQEIEELRRLNAALEEELARYDSDEVIERIAREQLRLVAPGETPVIIIDPPAAASKGR; via the coding sequence ATGGCGGCGGAGAGAGCCGGCCCGCGAGCCCGCAGGCGCATCAGGCTGCGCCCTCGCTTCTTCGTCGTCGTCGCTCTGCTCATCTTCCTCACCTACACCGTGTACGGCTACGTGACCGGATATATGCGCCTCCGAGCCCTGCGCGCCGAGCTGGAGCAGGTGCAGCAGGAAATCGAGGAGCTGCGGCGGCTGAACGCGGCGTTGGAGGAAGAGCTGGCTCGCTACGACAGCGACGAAGTGATCGAGCGCATCGCCAGGGAGCAGCTGCGGCTGGTCGCGCCGGGCGAGACGCCCGTCATCATCATCGACCCGCCCGCGGCAGCATCCAAGGGCCGCTGA
- a CDS encoding RNA-binding protein S1, producing the protein MSIEVGSILEGRVTGITSFGAFVELGEGKTGLVHISEIADTYVHDIHDYLKPNDIVKVKVLSVSNGKIGLSIRQVNNPDPSPAAGRPARGRARTSRSFEEKLSRFLRESDERLADLRKSMDAKRGGRGTRRAF; encoded by the coding sequence ATGTCCATTGAAGTTGGCAGCATCCTGGAGGGGAGGGTCACCGGCATCACCAGCTTCGGCGCCTTCGTCGAGCTCGGTGAGGGAAAGACCGGCCTGGTGCACATCTCGGAGATCGCTGACACGTACGTCCACGACATCCACGACTACCTGAAGCCGAACGACATCGTCAAGGTGAAGGTGTTGAGCGTCAGCAACGGCAAGATCGGTCTTTCCATCCGCCAGGTGAACAATCCCGATCCGTCTCCAGCTGCCGGGCGGCCCGCCCGTGGTCGCGCTCGCACGTCGCGTTCCTTCGAGGAAAAACTGTCGCGGTTCTTGCGCGAGAGCGACGAGCGCCTCGCCGACTTGCGCAAGAGCATGGACGCGAAGCGAGGAGGCCGGGGCACGCGCCGCGCTTTCTGA
- a CDS encoding DUF501 domain-containing protein, with the protein MAGEAARQPREQDVRVVATQIRRKPRPFLEVTRRCRYDFPQIILTAPLQRRGDRWDVFPTVFWLTCPLLHRAISRLEAEGAIREYEERIAADPEFAQRMEAAHRAAAAHRLSLVPEDWLRELEATRPREAQVLAETGVAGMRGRSGVKCLHAHFADFIGRGDNPVGADVEKRLLADGVPLDGNDECWKFCAPPESGGDASGQGRRTP; encoded by the coding sequence ATGGCGGGCGAGGCCGCACGGCAACCGCGCGAGCAGGACGTACGCGTCGTCGCCACGCAGATCCGGCGCAAGCCGCGGCCGTTTCTGGAAGTGACGCGACGTTGCCGCTACGACTTTCCGCAGATCATCCTGACGGCGCCGCTCCAGCGGCGAGGCGACCGCTGGGATGTGTTCCCGACGGTCTTCTGGCTGACGTGCCCGCTGCTGCATCGCGCCATCAGCCGCCTGGAGGCGGAGGGCGCCATCCGGGAGTATGAGGAACGTATCGCCGCCGATCCGGAGTTTGCCCAGCGCATGGAAGCGGCGCACCGGGCCGCGGCGGCGCACCGGCTGAGTCTCGTGCCGGAGGACTGGCTGCGGGAGCTGGAGGCGACGCGCCCGCGGGAGGCGCAGGTTCTGGCCGAAACCGGCGTCGCGGGCATGCGCGGCCGCAGCGGCGTCAAGTGCTTGCACGCGCATTTCGCGGACTTCATCGGCCGCGGCGACAATCCCGTGGGCGCCGACGTGGAGAAGCGCCTTTTGGCCGACGGCGTGCCGCTGGACGGAAACGACGAATGCTGGAAGTTTTGCGCGCCGCCGGAGAGCGGCGGCGACGCGAGCGGGCAGGGGAGGCGTACGCCGTGA
- a CDS encoding acyl-CoA thioesterase has translation MGDPRAGSSPASGTIFSEAHRLTPTPLKPKSWRDSYTEYKEIVAPPHCNHHGTVFGGHILALIDKVAGVVAMEHCGSPSVVTASMDRVNFYQPVKQGQILHLQARLTYTGRSSMEILVRVYGKDLKDPDRKPWLTCEAFTTFVLVDAEGRPVRAVPPLLLETEEDRRLYEEALARRQARLRERGTVS, from the coding sequence TTGGGCGATCCCCGTGCGGGTTCAAGTCCCGCCTCCGGCACCATTTTTTCGGAGGCGCATCGCTTGACGCCCACTCCTCTCAAGCCGAAATCGTGGCGCGACTCGTACACCGAGTACAAAGAAATCGTCGCGCCGCCTCACTGCAACCATCACGGCACCGTGTTCGGCGGCCACATCCTGGCCCTCATCGACAAGGTAGCCGGGGTGGTGGCCATGGAGCACTGCGGTTCACCGTCGGTCGTCACCGCCAGCATGGACCGGGTCAACTTTTATCAACCCGTCAAACAGGGCCAAATCCTGCACTTGCAGGCGCGCTTGACGTACACGGGCCGCAGCTCCATGGAGATATTGGTAAGAGTTTACGGGAAGGACTTGAAAGACCCGGATCGGAAACCTTGGTTGACGTGCGAGGCGTTTACCACGTTCGTGCTGGTGGACGCCGAAGGTCGTCCGGTGCGGGCGGTGCCTCCTTTGTTGCTGGAGACGGAAGAAGATCGGCGGCTGTACGAGGAGGCGCTGGCTCGCCGCCAGGCGCGGCTGCGCGAACGCGGGACCGTTTCCTAG
- a CDS encoding TIGR00153 family protein produces the protein MGNFFGWMGMREQQRVLLSSRDHMNKVVEVAEHLRSVLQHFCAGELDEANVYQQRIFNAERQADELRRELLEKLSEGLFLPADRADLMLLVERADDVADCANGAARLIAVFREAPPEPLREGLIQFGDLLVQAAKKLNEALDKLASGDRRAALDLCAAVERAEEDADVLKASLYERLFAMDLPAGTLMLLRDLIDAMENTADRAEDAADLLRVLTVSRFSG, from the coding sequence GTGGGCAACTTCTTCGGCTGGATGGGGATGCGAGAGCAGCAACGAGTGTTGCTGTCCTCGCGGGATCACATGAACAAAGTAGTCGAGGTCGCGGAGCACCTGCGCAGCGTGCTGCAGCACTTCTGCGCCGGCGAGCTGGATGAAGCTAATGTCTATCAGCAGCGCATTTTCAACGCGGAGCGGCAAGCGGACGAACTGCGCCGAGAACTGTTGGAGAAGTTGTCCGAAGGTTTGTTCTTGCCTGCCGACCGCGCGGATCTGATGCTGCTGGTCGAGCGCGCCGACGACGTGGCGGACTGCGCCAACGGGGCGGCCCGCCTGATCGCCGTGTTCCGCGAAGCGCCGCCGGAGCCGCTCCGGGAAGGCCTGATTCAGTTCGGCGACCTGTTGGTGCAGGCGGCGAAGAAGCTGAACGAGGCGTTGGACAAGCTGGCGTCGGGCGACCGGCGTGCCGCGCTGGACTTGTGCGCCGCCGTCGAGCGCGCTGAAGAAGACGCGGACGTGCTGAAGGCGTCCCTGTACGAGCGGCTGTTCGCAATGGATTTGCCCGCCGGTACGCTGATGCTGTTGCGCGATCTCATCGACGCGATGGAGAACACGGCCGACAGGGCCGAAGACGCGGCCGACCTGCTGCGCGTCCTCACCGTTTCGCGCTTTAGCGGCTGA
- a CDS encoding anion permease, translated as MVRNRGQDVFLAAPAGFSKGKAKLTFVMSLLNALIFLAAVLSGWTLGANDAANSMGTAVGAKVRTVREAVVIVGACSLAGALVFGNRVIDTIGKGIVPLDQLDAHLASVIALSAILASSAWLFGATYLKLPVSTTHAIVGAVAGAGLAVGNVPIYWEKLVDIVMAWVLTPVGAAVLGYVLYQSLRFLVLQRFHVSDRLWAWLLTLSGMYMAFSWGANDVANATGVLVGVGMATPFQAAALGGISILLGIAMWGYRVMETVGSRITNLLPSMAFVAEIAASLNVHLYTLLGLPVSTTHSIVGAIFGVGLVFGRRSIDMHTARDIVLAWAATPAASGVVSFVLYFLLSSIV; from the coding sequence ATGGTACGCAACCGGGGCCAAGATGTGTTTCTCGCCGCGCCGGCAGGGTTCTCAAAGGGAAAGGCGAAGCTTACTTTTGTTATGAGTCTCCTGAATGCGTTGATCTTCCTTGCGGCCGTCTTGTCGGGCTGGACGCTGGGCGCGAACGATGCCGCCAACTCCATGGGCACCGCCGTAGGCGCCAAAGTCCGGACCGTCCGCGAAGCGGTCGTGATAGTCGGCGCGTGCAGCCTGGCGGGCGCGTTGGTGTTCGGGAACCGCGTCATCGACACCATCGGCAAAGGCATCGTCCCGCTGGACCAACTGGACGCGCACTTGGCGTCCGTCATCGCCTTGTCCGCCATCCTGGCCTCGTCGGCATGGCTGTTCGGCGCCACGTACCTGAAGCTGCCGGTGTCGACGACCCATGCCATCGTCGGCGCCGTAGCGGGCGCCGGGCTCGCCGTCGGCAACGTGCCGATCTACTGGGAAAAGCTGGTGGACATCGTGATGGCCTGGGTGCTGACGCCGGTCGGCGCGGCGGTCCTCGGGTACGTGCTGTACCAGTCGCTGCGTTTCCTGGTGCTGCAGCGCTTTCATGTGTCCGACCGGCTCTGGGCGTGGCTGCTGACGCTGAGCGGCATGTACATGGCCTTTTCCTGGGGCGCCAACGACGTGGCCAACGCGACGGGCGTGCTGGTAGGCGTCGGCATGGCCACTCCGTTCCAAGCGGCGGCCTTGGGCGGCATCTCCATCCTGCTCGGCATCGCCATGTGGGGCTACCGGGTTATGGAGACGGTGGGCAGCCGCATCACCAACTTGTTGCCGTCGATGGCGTTCGTGGCTGAGATCGCGGCGTCCTTGAACGTGCACCTGTACACGTTGCTGGGCCTCCCGGTTTCGACGACGCATTCCATCGTGGGCGCCATCTTTGGCGTGGGCCTGGTGTTCGGGCGCCGCAGCATCGATATGCACACCGCCCGCGACATCGTCCTGGCGTGGGCGGCAACGCCGGCGGCTTCCGGCGTTGTATCCTTCGTCTTGTATTTCCTTTTGTCAAGCATCGTCTGA
- a CDS encoding cell wall hydrolase, whose amino-acid sequence MRRILTWPLGLVRHGESGSRVRLAAAAAAVLALALSLAALRASQGTPTPDPSPAPRSQVPPGPLHGVHVVVDPGHGGHDRGACHLPSALIEKEINLDMALRLERALQAAGATVALTRRDDTFVPLEDRARFANEQGADLFISLHVNRYPSSDCFGAQTFYLPGSEEGRALALLIQEELLKIYPPNYRQALPGNYAVLRHTTMPAALVEIGFVTSPIDRALMARDDYREQVAAAIVAACIRFVRGERPQA is encoded by the coding sequence ATGCGCCGGATCCTCACATGGCCGCTGGGGCTTGTCCGGCATGGTGAAAGCGGATCCCGTGTCCGGCTGGCGGCCGCAGCCGCCGCCGTCCTCGCACTGGCGCTGAGCCTGGCAGCCCTGCGAGCCTCGCAAGGCACCCCAACGCCGGACCCGTCGCCCGCCCCGCGCAGCCAAGTTCCGCCGGGTCCCCTGCACGGCGTCCACGTCGTCGTGGATCCCGGGCATGGCGGCCACGACCGGGGCGCGTGCCACCTGCCGTCGGCACTGATTGAAAAGGAAATCAACCTGGACATGGCGTTGCGGTTGGAGCGGGCTTTACAGGCGGCCGGAGCCACCGTAGCGCTGACGCGGCGGGACGATACGTTCGTTCCCCTGGAGGACCGCGCGCGCTTCGCCAACGAGCAGGGCGCGGACCTTTTCATCAGCCTGCACGTTAACCGGTACCCGAGCTCGGACTGCTTCGGCGCGCAGACCTTTTACTTGCCCGGATCCGAAGAGGGCCGCGCTCTGGCGCTGTTAATCCAGGAGGAGCTGCTGAAAATTTACCCGCCCAACTACCGCCAGGCGCTGCCGGGCAATTACGCGGTGCTGCGCCACACGACTATGCCCGCGGCGCTGGTCGAGATTGGCTTCGTTACTAGCCCCATCGACCGGGCGCTCATGGCGAGGGACGATTACCGCGAACAAGTCGCCGCAGCCATCGTGGCGGCGTGCATCCGTTTCGTCCGAGGCGAACGGCCGCAGGCGTGA